In Xanthomonas sp. SI, the following are encoded in one genomic region:
- a CDS encoding AlpA family phage regulatory protein, with protein sequence MSEHRLQVERLPSVLARVGRSRASLYRDIAEGRFPAPSKIGPRAIGWDPSAVDRWIAARFETAEASSR encoded by the coding sequence ATGTCAGAACACCGCCTTCAAGTTGAACGCCTCCCATCGGTCCTGGCGCGCGTCGGCCGCAGCCGCGCAAGCCTCTATCGCGATATCGCGGAAGGCCGATTCCCCGCCCCCTCTAAGATCGGCCCGCGCGCTATAGGCTGGGACCCCAGCGCCGTTGATCGATGGATTGCTGCGCGCTTTGAAACCGCGGAGGCATCCTCCCGATGA
- a CDS encoding plasmid replication protein, CyRepA1 family encodes MPAIRFCDFVAARWPTPEDALAEFFGDAQAAAAEIGVLLTDFPALDGARNYLPALSGRRDKRQFVIASATTDPDGTVWPALTFKSFKHGGAFAFWKPRDAAWQLFRSAGDAAAGLDGAQLTRYAERARQARDLAQQRAVERAAADELGRTAAVDAARAAWDAAAPANDSHPYLKSKGVRSYGLRIASETLRARLWDVERGRWIDDAIVVRGGDLLVPMHLPDGRLVNVQRIDAGGRKLFLRGGQKRGTFFRIEGTGRTWLCEGAATGASVHAATGEAVVVAFDAGNMAHCVGLADIVAADHDTNGAGQRAAEATGLPWALPPQAGDDFNDLHQRESIDAVRAALMNLRLPPLPEAPAFVRPFDLSPVEVPACRADALRALGRITDPTDAAAFAWALAKRLALAIPARGETVESVAATLRDVLPRHVLAGDTVDAFASALRWIAERRRSSALAAVRPSAAALAGHDVQHFPTLPDLGAGDYRGVIVVRAPMGSGKTQRVGIPFSEWARRQDGRFVALAHRQSLIAELATRLGCDHYQRIAGDDAVHVDSLATCLPSIAKADHAQIFRETRWVFVDEISQVVRSLAARVTVADRKTMADVLAALRELVSRAECVIVADAGIDDRTIRFLESCRPGEHFRMIDVDALRAEPLRCDFGFGPDALRHVYGEMLAELADARRLWVACGEKSRAIECARLLESSGRRVMLVHSDNSGNREQAAFLAEPDRMSRLYDAVVASPVISSGVSVEHRGMPWFDRVFVVASGATVVPSDAMQMARRVRYVRRLTAVVTPSSRSEIDYADAILIGLSQAAELEGRATLPSDLDGIVADIEAGDARQRADFAGGLWWLAQEAGYQVHPMVIAGDGEVSAEGLTLLRAEIDREQRDAILGARDLSDFEARRLRERPAISEADRAALLRHRIVRDLGLQEGPCYADLDAWDSGRGPRAWDRFTAATAGLADASMEPGVADLTRRRFARARVGAYADLFAGFRLGPGFRVTAEVAQVLVQRAFARRQLLAVLHIVPAKWAGERFASPAGNAATRAVTDLFARLGLELRRREGTPTPKSGPNTLGCYATFGGGLERNRWYEVTTESWSRTAELAARRNTRRVLDRVACETADDRYWLAVRRDIIGRRLSGDEAARLIVEHCRAQPACTAQRAGLGRTFGARSTAFWLRGVYAPEWLPLAA; translated from the coding sequence ATGCCTGCAATTCGTTTCTGCGACTTCGTGGCCGCACGCTGGCCGACGCCCGAGGATGCGCTTGCCGAGTTCTTCGGCGATGCGCAAGCGGCCGCAGCTGAAATTGGCGTATTGCTGACGGACTTTCCCGCGCTTGATGGTGCGCGCAATTACCTGCCTGCCCTTAGCGGACGCCGTGACAAGCGACAGTTCGTAATCGCATCTGCGACCACTGATCCAGACGGCACGGTGTGGCCCGCGCTAACTTTCAAATCGTTTAAACACGGCGGCGCGTTCGCTTTCTGGAAACCACGCGATGCCGCATGGCAGCTGTTCCGGAGCGCGGGCGATGCCGCAGCTGGCCTGGACGGCGCACAACTTACGCGGTACGCCGAGCGCGCCCGTCAGGCACGTGACCTTGCGCAGCAGCGCGCCGTAGAACGCGCCGCCGCTGACGAACTAGGCCGCACCGCCGCTGTCGATGCCGCGCGCGCTGCGTGGGACGCTGCTGCGCCGGCCAACGACTCGCACCCGTACCTCAAAAGCAAGGGCGTGCGCTCCTACGGCCTGCGCATCGCGAGCGAAACCCTGCGCGCGCGGCTTTGGGACGTGGAGCGCGGCCGCTGGATCGATGACGCCATCGTCGTGCGTGGCGGCGATCTGCTGGTGCCGATGCACCTGCCAGACGGGCGCTTGGTCAATGTGCAGCGCATCGACGCGGGCGGTCGAAAGCTATTTCTGCGCGGCGGCCAGAAGCGAGGAACGTTCTTCCGTATCGAGGGCACTGGCCGCACCTGGCTTTGCGAGGGCGCGGCAACCGGCGCCAGCGTGCACGCCGCCACGGGTGAAGCTGTCGTCGTGGCGTTCGATGCCGGCAACATGGCGCACTGTGTCGGTCTGGCCGATATCGTCGCCGCCGACCACGATACCAATGGCGCAGGCCAGCGGGCGGCAGAAGCAACCGGGCTTCCCTGGGCGTTGCCGCCGCAGGCTGGCGACGACTTCAACGACCTGCACCAGCGCGAAAGCATCGACGCCGTGCGCGCGGCCCTGATGAACCTGCGCCTGCCGCCGCTGCCCGAAGCGCCTGCGTTCGTGCGGCCGTTCGATCTGTCGCCTGTTGAAGTCCCGGCGTGCCGCGCTGACGCACTGCGCGCGCTCGGGCGAATCACCGACCCAACTGACGCCGCCGCCTTCGCGTGGGCATTGGCAAAGCGACTGGCGCTGGCTATTCCTGCGCGCGGCGAGACGGTCGAATCCGTTGCGGCCACCTTGCGCGATGTGCTGCCGCGCCATGTGCTGGCAGGCGACACCGTTGATGCGTTCGCTAGCGCGCTGCGTTGGATCGCTGAGCGTCGGCGGTCTTCGGCGCTGGCTGCGGTGCGCCCGTCCGCTGCCGCCCTGGCAGGCCACGACGTGCAGCACTTCCCGACCCTGCCCGACCTCGGCGCGGGAGACTATCGCGGCGTGATTGTCGTGCGCGCCCCGATGGGTTCAGGCAAAACCCAGCGCGTCGGCATTCCGTTCTCGGAATGGGCCAGGCGGCAGGACGGGCGCTTCGTGGCGCTCGCACACCGCCAAAGCCTCATCGCGGAGCTTGCGACCCGCTTGGGGTGCGACCACTACCAGCGCATAGCAGGCGATGACGCCGTGCACGTTGATTCTTTGGCTACCTGCCTGCCCAGCATCGCCAAGGCCGACCACGCACAGATTTTTCGCGAAACGCGCTGGGTGTTCGTCGACGAAATCAGTCAGGTCGTGCGCAGCCTCGCGGCACGCGTCACTGTCGCCGACCGCAAGACCATGGCGGATGTCCTGGCCGCGCTGCGCGAACTTGTTTCACGCGCCGAATGCGTGATCGTGGCGGATGCCGGCATCGACGACCGAACAATTCGCTTCCTGGAATCCTGCCGCCCCGGCGAGCACTTCCGCATGATCGACGTGGATGCGCTACGGGCCGAACCGTTGCGTTGCGACTTCGGATTCGGACCGGATGCGCTGCGCCACGTTTACGGCGAAATGCTCGCGGAACTCGCTGACGCTCGCCGACTGTGGGTCGCGTGCGGTGAGAAGTCCCGCGCAATCGAGTGCGCGCGACTGCTTGAGTCTTCGGGGCGTCGGGTGATGCTGGTCCATTCCGACAACAGCGGCAATCGCGAGCAAGCCGCGTTCCTGGCCGAGCCTGATCGCATGAGCCGCTTGTACGACGCGGTGGTCGCCAGTCCGGTGATTTCGTCGGGTGTGTCCGTTGAGCATCGCGGCATGCCGTGGTTCGACCGCGTGTTCGTGGTTGCGTCGGGCGCGACTGTGGTCCCCTCGGATGCAATGCAGATGGCCCGGCGCGTGCGCTACGTGCGCCGGCTGACTGCGGTGGTCACGCCGTCGAGCCGTTCTGAAATTGATTACGCCGACGCGATCCTGATTGGTCTGTCGCAGGCCGCCGAACTGGAAGGCCGCGCCACGCTTCCTAGTGACCTAGACGGCATCGTTGCCGACATCGAGGCCGGCGACGCGCGACAGCGGGCGGATTTCGCTGGCGGGCTTTGGTGGCTTGCGCAGGAAGCTGGCTACCAGGTTCATCCGATGGTTATCGCGGGCGACGGCGAGGTGTCAGCCGAAGGGCTGACGCTCCTTCGCGCCGAGATTGATCGCGAACAGCGCGACGCGATCCTTGGGGCGCGTGACCTCTCCGATTTCGAAGCCCGCCGCCTACGCGAGCGTCCAGCGATCAGCGAGGCAGACCGTGCGGCGCTGCTGCGGCATCGGATCGTGCGCGACCTGGGTTTGCAGGAAGGGCCGTGCTACGCCGACCTTGACGCTTGGGACAGTGGGCGCGGGCCACGCGCGTGGGACCGGTTCACGGCGGCCACGGCCGGCCTTGCGGATGCAAGCATGGAACCGGGAGTTGCCGACCTGACTCGGCGTCGGTTCGCTCGGGCGCGGGTCGGCGCGTACGCGGATCTGTTCGCCGGGTTCCGGCTGGGGCCGGGGTTCCGGGTGACCGCTGAAGTCGCGCAAGTGCTAGTGCAGCGGGCATTCGCTCGGCGGCAGTTGCTGGCGGTGCTGCATATCGTTCCCGCCAAATGGGCCGGGGAGCGATTCGCGTCGCCGGCCGGTAATGCGGCCACTCGGGCGGTTACCGATCTGTTCGCACGTCTCGGCCTGGAACTGCGGCGCCGGGAGGGAACGCCCACCCCCAAAAGTGGTCCAAACACCTTAGGTTGTTACGCCACTTTTGGGGGTGGATTGGAGCGAAATCGGTGGTACGAGGTCACGACCGAGTCCTGGTCCCGAACAGCCGAGCTTGCTGCGCGCCGCAATACACGACGGGTGCTGGACAGGGTTGCGTGCGAAACCGCGGATGACCGGTACTGGCTTGCCGTCCGCCGGGACATCATCGGCCGGCGTCTGAGCGGCGATGAGGCGGCGCGGTTGATCGTGGAGCATTGCCGAGCGCAGCCGGCCTGTACGGCGCAGCGGGCCGGACTGGGGCGTACCTTCGGGGCGCGGTCCACGGCATTCTGGCTGCGAGGTGTCTACGCGCCTGAATGGCTACCACTGGCGGCATGA